From a single Phragmites australis chromosome 7, lpPhrAust1.1, whole genome shotgun sequence genomic region:
- the LOC133924567 gene encoding uncharacterized protein LOC133924567, translating into MGCFLACFGGDGDQRRRRRKSPRQSPARSPPRPNHVGAAVVRKASLAAADVVVKEASPPLRGAKPSTPAAATDAPNEVFGEAAADVVLNEASLPLHGAKASTPPLAVKVADEVVADAGPGKELRELSEQKASPVCSLPLEKQATPPLSPVKCSPVVAGVVSTQDSVKCSPVVAAVVSTPDSELRELSDHGSQSSGKKRVTFDMNATTYENAEASDPDEEPPEVVIYAEDEDENHAQKTVVLPENHRYRNCCDSDDDVGDEYAEDDVYGDDSDEEEEDYVDCKIDLLDEEELSSEENKQESHESLFSLPMSNDQQNDQEVISPVPKSSGTSVEEESPLIRGNNPRDRSKYVFPVLNPVQNMSQWKEAKSLKNQAVLGEKLDKENVNLVPDVGVNQTKMNTSNSSKKEVSVDASLSTWLASSENSTVDKVQSKSPCSISSVSREEKPVLGALTVGDLKQLPDASSPRRSPIHNREGATISATMGSNWSCTKHDTEYCSSGSDLGTNGIPNTTSKYREDKRVNWHSTPFNVRLDRALKKTST; encoded by the exons ATGGGCTGCTTCCTCGCCTGcttcggcggcgacggcgaccagCGGCGCCGCCGGCGGAAGTCGCCGAGGCAGTCACCGGCGAGGTCCCCGCCGCGGCCGAATCAT GTTGGGGCTGCTGTGGTCCGCAAGGCGTcgctggcggcggcggatgTGGTGGTGAAGGAAGCGTCGCCGCCGTTGCGCGGGGCGAAGCCTTCGACGCCGGCGGCGGCTACGGATGCCCCGAATGAGGTGTTcggcgaggcggcggccgaTGTGGTGCTGAACGAGGCGTCTCTGCCGTTGCACGGGGCGAAGGCTTCGACGCCGCCGTTGGCTGTGAAGGTCGCGGATGAAGTGGTCGCCGACGCGGGCCCCGGCAAGGAGCTGAG GGAGTTGAGTGAGCAGAAGGCATCACCTGTGTGCTCTTTGCCGCTGGAGAAGCAAGCCACGCCACCACTCTCCCCTGTCAAATGTTCTCCTGTGGTGGCAGGAGTTGTTTCCACACAGGATTCAGTGAAATGTTCTCCTGTGGTTGCAGCAGTTGTTTCTACTCCTGATTCAGAGCTCAG GGAGCTGAGTGATCATGGGAGTCAGAGCAGTGGCAAGAAGAGAGTAACGTTTGACATGAATGCTACAACATATGAAAATGCAGAAGCGTCTGACCCAGATGAGGAACCACCAGAGGTTGTCATCTACgctgaagatgaagatgaaaacCATGCGCAGAAGACTGTGGTGCTCCCAGAGAATCACCGGTACCGGAATTGCTGTGACAGCGATGACGATGTTGGAGATGAGTACGCTGAGGATGATGTATACGGTGATGATAgtgatgaagaggaggaggattaTGTGGACTGCAAGATTGATTTACTGGATGAGGAGGAATTGAGCAGTGAAGAGAACAAGCAGGAGTCTCATGAGTCTCTGTTCTCACTGCCAATGTCTAATGATCAGCAGAATGATCAAGAAGTTATCAGTCCTGTGCCCAAGAGCAGTGGTACCTCTGTAGAGGAAGAAAGCCCTCTGATTAGAGGAAACAATCCCCGTGATAGAAGCAAGTATGTTTTTCCTGTGCTGAACCCGGTTCAGAATATGTCACAGTGGAAGGAAGCTAAGAGTCTCAAGAACCAAGCCGTACTAGGTGAAAAATTGGACAAGGAGAATGTAAACTTAGTGCCAGATGTAGGTGTAAACCAGACAAAGATGAACACTAGCAACTCTAGCAAAAAAGAAGTTTCTGTGGACGCAAGCCTCTCTACTTGGTTGGCTTCTTCTGAAAACTCAACAGTGGACAAGGTGCAAAGTAAATCTCCTTGTTCCATCTCCTCGGTAAGCCGAGAGGAAAAGCCTGTCCTGGGTGCTCTGACTGTTGGTGACCTTAAGCAATTGCCAGATGCATCATCTCCACGAAGGTCTCCAATCCATAACCGTGAGGGGGCTACGATCTCAGCTACAATGGGAAGTAACTGGAGTTGTACAAAGCATGACACCGAGTACTGTTCTTCTGGATCCGATTTAGGAACTAATGGAATCCCCAATACAACAAGCAAGTACAGAGAG GACAAAAGGGTGAACTGGCACTCGACGCCCTTCAATGTCAGGCTGGATAGAGCTCTGAAGAAAACTTCTACATGA
- the LOC133924568 gene encoding BRCA1-associated RING domain protein 1-like, producing MESLRRFLNPLVLNLQKMELELTCPVCLKLLSAPTMLPCCHTSCSKCATTRTTNGYSCAICKSAYRSQDLRPASHLEAIVSIHRSLSSTLSTMVTQQNTQVDIPVARAASQGTPESGNRSGVDKSDQMKSYNPVASKLVYNQAIRPTFGNMDGVQARDPAFENKAADAVVVPTVLVQKGHSGSQSSDGPGDLDCDSNDLEGELITNRPAPQTALKREPNVIDDNARELKRQKSIDQSERQPIMAGAWKCEFCHSSKTTEFTGPLSHYLHGEPLEANQAWKSNVLHVHEKCIEWAPQAFFTGDIANNLEPELARASKIKCSVCGSKGAALGCLVKSCRKSYHVPCAHEISGCRWDEENFVMLCPSHSSKKLPCERLKSKRKSKLQQPSSDIMLDELSSPSPMQRDELWTASPFLTSEWVICGSALNGHDKEILDQFEHQTGITVTNNWRPNVTHVIANTDERGACSRTLKVLMAILAGKWVLNVNWLKACVEAREPVPEEPYEISSDVHGSFDGPRTGRLRAMQQAPSLFVGLTFYFSGHFLPAYKVHLEDLIAAAGGSILEKADLYSTSLIVYSMEPPQGSDSDTLNKVINKRIADAEELAATIGCKVIPHTWLLDSIASCTVQLTV from the exons ATGGAGAGCCTGAGGAGGTTCCTGAACCCGCTGGTGCTCAACCTGCAGAAGATGGAGCTGGAGCTCACCTGCCCCGTCTG CCTGAAGTTGCTCAGCGCGCCTACAATGCTGCCATGCTGCCACACATCCTGCAG CAAGTGTGCCACTACACGGACTACGAATGGTTACAGCTGTGCCATTTGCAAATCAGCCTATCGTTCTCAAG ATTTAAGGCCAGCCTCTCACCTTGAGGCAATAGTGAGCATTCACAGGAGCCTCAGCTCTACACTCAGCACCATGGTTACACAGCAGAATACTCAAGTTGACATTCCTG TTGCAAGGGCAGCATCTCAAGGAACACCAGAATCAGGAAACAGAAGTGGAGTAGACAAATCTGACCAGATGAAATCTTACAACCCCGTTGCTTCAAAGCTAGTATATAACCAAGCAATTAGGCCTACATTTGGGAATATGGATGGTGTTCAAGCAAGAGATCCTGCATTTGAGAACAAAGCTGCTGATGCAGTTGTTGTGCCAACAGTTCTTGTACAAAAGGGACATTCTGGGTCACAATCTTCTGACGGCCCTGGGGATTTGGATTGTGACAGCAATGACCTTGAAGGAGAATTG ATAACAAACAGACCAGCTCCTCAAACTGCACTCAAAAGAGAACCGAATGTAATAGATGACAATGCCAGAGAATTGAAGAGGCAAAAATCCATTGATCAAAGCGAAA GACAACCAATCATGGCTGGTGCTTGGAAATGTGAATTTTGTCATTCTTCCAAAACCACTGAG TTTACTGGCCCGTTGTCGCATTATCTTCACGGGGAGCCATTAGAGGCTAACCAAGCTTGGAAATCAAATGTTCTGCATGTCCATGAGAAATGCATTGAATG GGCTCCTCAAGCATTCTTTACTGGTGATATTGCAAACAACCTGGAGCCTGAGTTGGCCCGCGCTTCTAAGATCAAATGTAGTGTTTGTGGATCGAAAGGTGCAGCCCTTGGCTGCCTTGTGAAGAGCTGCCGCAAGAGCTATCATGTCCCGTGTGCCCACGAGATCTCAGGCTGCCGATGGGATGAA GAAAACTTCGTTATGCTTTGTCCTTCTCATTCGTCAAAAAAGTTGCCTTGTGAGAGATTAAAATCGAAAAGGAAGTCCAAGCTGCAGCA ACCATCTTCTGATATAATGCTTGATGAGCTGAGCTCACCTTCTCCAATGCAACGGGATGAACTTTGGACCGCTTCACCGTTTCTGACTAGTGAATGGGTGATATGTGGATCTGCCCTCAACGGTCATGATAAG GAAATCTTGGATCAATTTGAGCATCAAACTGGCATTACAGTAACTAACAACTGGAGGCCGAATGTGACTCATGTGATTGCTAATACGGATGAACGTGGGGCATGTTCTAGGACACTTAAGGTTCTCATGGCCATATTGGCTGGGAAATGGGTTCTCAATGTAAATT GGCTGAAAGCTTGTgttgaggctagagaaccagtCCCAGAAGAGCCCTATGAGATCAGCTCTGATGTTCATGGCTCTTTTGATGGCCCTCGCACAGGAAGGCTTCGAGCAATGCAACAG GCACCAAGTCTGTTTGTCGGGTTGACCTTCTATTTTAGTGGCCATTTCTTGCCGGCATACAAGGTTCACCTTGAAGATTTGATTGCCGCAGCAGGGGGATCGATTTTGGAGAAGGCTGATCTCTATAGCACATCCTTGATTGTTTACAGCATGGAGCCACCGCAAGGAAGCGATTCAGACACCCTTAACAAGGTTATCAATAAGAGAATAGCTGATGCTGAAGAATTGGCAGCCACAATTGGCTGCAAAGTAATTCCTCATACATGGCTTCTGGATTCTATTGCATCCTGCACAGTTCAATTGACTGTGTGA
- the LOC133924566 gene encoding uncharacterized protein LOC133924566 isoform X1, translating into MVDMNSDHVLEAPDIPDRVQQSTCPVSSSVSRRDITVAGTNPFPRRRLIIKTRDDSLRGPSNQGDACSVPPAPSDADHIFRQAELARILALSEDLELKLSSQTCNLTSCTSSENEMRAGKHGLDQRSSILNHISCSGTGGRSSSCQIRDGEVSQRDANHRNANFLGVGSGLPTIPVGKPRNRAGTTTTNRLKVVAGADVCPGSRSGEVKGEVITNEAVAESSSTPCVVPQRHVGHKKLVRNGCISPSNIAKKSVKVDEKQEMCSSSGVLHRSCPQLDVLGKGNVIDLTDNLLTTRRQESTGNDRLISANNMDTRTAKRLRTDIAGKTLVPSYEYHVNRSNCSGVSLSGRNNRGKEISHDFLDSERIEEGNMRRVRLTAGGTSSVVNNSSYGMNPEQGWRTTHNHTNKLPISFMSKTTSSCGQESGSSAPSDQDHGSAAGGNNNLLSGATTIRPERLGNKTIRFFRGRRKHASSSSHPGESSSALDEPTGSLLASSRITAGRNQTTHQHDIPIITTDGMFPEVRPSSSGYSNGTSVDPTIQAQLESDELLARQLQEQLYNESPHVVPTEGIDAVVAMSLQHEDDVHRASRAVRQSQYNTGPVFPRYHGGPHIQPNIDLSDYDALLALDENNHQHTGASESQINNLPQSVVQSNSIEEPCAVCLENPSVGDTIRHLPCFHKFHKECIDEWLRRKKLCPVCKSGIR; encoded by the exons ATGGTTGACATGAACTCTGATCACGTTCTTGAGGCTCCTGACATTCCTGATCGAGTACAGCAGTCAACATGCCCTGTCTCAAGCTCTGTTTCCAGGAGGGACATTACTGTGGCGGGTACTAATCCATTTCCACGCAGAAGACTTATAATTAAAACCAGAGATGATTCCTTGCGTGGCCCATCAAATCAAGGCGATGCTTGTAGTGTACCGCCTGCGCCTTCAGATGCTGACCATATTTTCAGACAAGCTGAATTGGCACGAATTCTGGCATTATCAGAAGATCTTGAATTGAAATTGTCCTCACAAACATGCAACTTGACTTCATGTACATCTTCTGAGAATGAAATGAGGGCTGGAAAACATGGTTTGGATCAGCGCAGCAGCATTTTGAACCACATAAGTTGTAGTGGCACTGGAGGAAGGAGCTCTAGCTGCCAAATTAGAGATGGGGAGGTTAGTCAACGAGATGCAAATCATCGGAATGCAAACTTCCTTGGTGTGGGATCAGGTCTTCCTACTATCCCAGTGGGAAAGCCACGAAACAGAGCAGGTACTACCACCACCAATAGGCTGAAGGTTGTAGCAGGTGCTGATGTTTGTCCAGGATCGAGATCCGGGGAGGTCAAAGGGGAAGTGATCACTAATGAGGCCGTCGCAGAATCTTCAAGCACTCCATGTGTTGTTCCTCAAAGGCATGTGGGTCACAAAAAGCTGGTCCGCAATGGATGTATTTCTCCCTCTAACATAGCCAAAAAAAGCGTAAAAGTTGATGAAAAGCAAGAAATGTGCTCTTCAAGTGGAGTTTTGCACCGTTCGTGTCCTCAGCTTGATGTTTTGGGTAAAGGCAATGTGATTGATCTCACTGATAATTTGCTAACAACAAGAAGGCAAGAAAGCACAGGAAATGATAGATTGATTTCTGCAAACAACATGGACACAAGAACGGCAAAAAGGTTGAGAACAGACATAGCTGGCAAGACATTGGTTCCATCGTATGAATATCATGTAAACAGAAGCAATTGTTCTGGGGTTAGTTTATCAGGTCGCAACAACAGAGGAAAAGAAATTAGCCATGATTTCTTGGACAGTGAGCGGATTGAAGAGGGTAATATGAGGAG GGTTCGTCTAACTGCTGGAGGAACTTCTTCTGTTGTAAACAACAGCAGCTATGGTATGAATCCTGAGCAAGGTTGGAGAACAACACATAATCACACAAATAAATTACCCATTTCATTTATGAGTAAGACAACTAGTAGTTGTGGACAAGAATCAGGATCTTCTGCGCCATCTGATCAGGATCATGGGTCTGCAGCAGGAGGCAATAATAACTTGCTTAGTGGAGCAACCACAATACGGCCTGAACGTTTGGGGAATAAAACTATAAGGTTTTTTAGAGGGAGGAGGAAACATGCCTCAAGTTCTTCCCATCCTGGTGAAAGCTCTAGTGCTCTTGATGAACCTACAGGTTCATTGCTTGCATCTTCAAGAATAACGGCTGGCAGAAATCAAACCACTCATCAACATGATATTCCTATAATAACCACTGATGGCATGTTCCCTGAAGTTAGACCTAGTTCGAGTGGATACAGTAATGGAACCTCGGTTGATCCTACCATACAAGCACAGTTGGAGTCTGATGAGTTACTGGCTCGTCAACTTCAGGAGCAGCTTTACAATGAATCTCCTCACGTTGTCCCTACAGAAGGG ATTGATGCAGTCGTAGCAATGTCACTTCAACATGAAGATGATGTACATCGGGCTTCTAGAGCTGTTAGGCAGTCTCAATACAATACT GGACCTGTTTTTCCCAGATATCATGGTGGTCCACACATTCAACCTAACATTGATTT AAGTGACTACGATGCACTACTTGCACTAGATGAAAATAACCACCAGCACACTGGTGCTTCAGAAAGTCAGATCAATAACTTGCCACAGTCAGTAGTTCAG TCGAATAGCATCGAAGAGCCCTGTGCTGTCTGCCTTGAAAATCCCTCTGTGGGAGACACCATCCGCCATTTGCCATGCTTTCACAAGTTCCATAAAGAG TGTATCGACGAGTGGCTGAGAAGAAAGAAACTGTGCCCAGTATGCAAGTCTGGGATTAGATAA
- the LOC133924566 gene encoding uncharacterized protein LOC133924566 isoform X2, whose translation MVDMNSDHVLEAPDIPDRVQQSTCPVSSSVSRRDITVAGTNPFPRRRLIIKTRDDSLRGPSNQGDACSVPPAPSDADHIFRQAELARILALSEDLELKLSSQTCNLTSCTSSENEMRAGKHGLDQRSSILNHISCSGTGGRSSSCQIRDGEVSQRDANHRNANFLGVGSGLPTIPVGKPRNRAGTTTTNRLKVVAGADVCPGSRSGEVKGEVITNEAVAESSSTPCVVPQRHVGHKKLVRNGCISPSNIAKKSVKVDEKQEMCSSSGVLHRSCPQLDVLGKGNVIDLTDNLLTTRRQESTGNDRLISANNMDTRTAKRLRTDIAGKTLVPSYEYHVNRSNCSGVSLSGRNNRGKEISHDFLDSERIEEGNMRRVRLTAGGTSSVVNNSSYGMNPEQGWRTTHNHTNKLPISFMSKTTSSCGQESGSSAPSDQDHGSAAGGNNNLLSGATTIRPERLGNKTIRFFRGRRKHASSSSHPGESSSALDEPTGSLLASSRITAGRNQTTHQHDIPIITTDGMFPEVRPSSSGYSNGTSVDPTIQAQLESDELLARQLQEQLYNESPHVVPTEGGPVFPRYHGGPHIQPNIDLSDYDALLALDENNHQHTGASESQINNLPQSVVQSNSIEEPCAVCLENPSVGDTIRHLPCFHKFHKECIDEWLRRKKLCPVCKSGIR comes from the exons ATGGTTGACATGAACTCTGATCACGTTCTTGAGGCTCCTGACATTCCTGATCGAGTACAGCAGTCAACATGCCCTGTCTCAAGCTCTGTTTCCAGGAGGGACATTACTGTGGCGGGTACTAATCCATTTCCACGCAGAAGACTTATAATTAAAACCAGAGATGATTCCTTGCGTGGCCCATCAAATCAAGGCGATGCTTGTAGTGTACCGCCTGCGCCTTCAGATGCTGACCATATTTTCAGACAAGCTGAATTGGCACGAATTCTGGCATTATCAGAAGATCTTGAATTGAAATTGTCCTCACAAACATGCAACTTGACTTCATGTACATCTTCTGAGAATGAAATGAGGGCTGGAAAACATGGTTTGGATCAGCGCAGCAGCATTTTGAACCACATAAGTTGTAGTGGCACTGGAGGAAGGAGCTCTAGCTGCCAAATTAGAGATGGGGAGGTTAGTCAACGAGATGCAAATCATCGGAATGCAAACTTCCTTGGTGTGGGATCAGGTCTTCCTACTATCCCAGTGGGAAAGCCACGAAACAGAGCAGGTACTACCACCACCAATAGGCTGAAGGTTGTAGCAGGTGCTGATGTTTGTCCAGGATCGAGATCCGGGGAGGTCAAAGGGGAAGTGATCACTAATGAGGCCGTCGCAGAATCTTCAAGCACTCCATGTGTTGTTCCTCAAAGGCATGTGGGTCACAAAAAGCTGGTCCGCAATGGATGTATTTCTCCCTCTAACATAGCCAAAAAAAGCGTAAAAGTTGATGAAAAGCAAGAAATGTGCTCTTCAAGTGGAGTTTTGCACCGTTCGTGTCCTCAGCTTGATGTTTTGGGTAAAGGCAATGTGATTGATCTCACTGATAATTTGCTAACAACAAGAAGGCAAGAAAGCACAGGAAATGATAGATTGATTTCTGCAAACAACATGGACACAAGAACGGCAAAAAGGTTGAGAACAGACATAGCTGGCAAGACATTGGTTCCATCGTATGAATATCATGTAAACAGAAGCAATTGTTCTGGGGTTAGTTTATCAGGTCGCAACAACAGAGGAAAAGAAATTAGCCATGATTTCTTGGACAGTGAGCGGATTGAAGAGGGTAATATGAGGAG GGTTCGTCTAACTGCTGGAGGAACTTCTTCTGTTGTAAACAACAGCAGCTATGGTATGAATCCTGAGCAAGGTTGGAGAACAACACATAATCACACAAATAAATTACCCATTTCATTTATGAGTAAGACAACTAGTAGTTGTGGACAAGAATCAGGATCTTCTGCGCCATCTGATCAGGATCATGGGTCTGCAGCAGGAGGCAATAATAACTTGCTTAGTGGAGCAACCACAATACGGCCTGAACGTTTGGGGAATAAAACTATAAGGTTTTTTAGAGGGAGGAGGAAACATGCCTCAAGTTCTTCCCATCCTGGTGAAAGCTCTAGTGCTCTTGATGAACCTACAGGTTCATTGCTTGCATCTTCAAGAATAACGGCTGGCAGAAATCAAACCACTCATCAACATGATATTCCTATAATAACCACTGATGGCATGTTCCCTGAAGTTAGACCTAGTTCGAGTGGATACAGTAATGGAACCTCGGTTGATCCTACCATACAAGCACAGTTGGAGTCTGATGAGTTACTGGCTCGTCAACTTCAGGAGCAGCTTTACAATGAATCTCCTCACGTTGTCCCTACAGAAGGG GGACCTGTTTTTCCCAGATATCATGGTGGTCCACACATTCAACCTAACATTGATTT AAGTGACTACGATGCACTACTTGCACTAGATGAAAATAACCACCAGCACACTGGTGCTTCAGAAAGTCAGATCAATAACTTGCCACAGTCAGTAGTTCAG TCGAATAGCATCGAAGAGCCCTGTGCTGTCTGCCTTGAAAATCCCTCTGTGGGAGACACCATCCGCCATTTGCCATGCTTTCACAAGTTCCATAAAGAG TGTATCGACGAGTGGCTGAGAAGAAAGAAACTGTGCCCAGTATGCAAGTCTGGGATTAGATAA